The Maniola hyperantus chromosome 2, iAphHyp1.2, whole genome shotgun sequence genome includes a region encoding these proteins:
- the LOC117993154 gene encoding uncharacterized protein, whose protein sequence is MYKSIIVLCVMCVVLIEARPKWQYLPAVPGYVPVYIQNGDTPLEEINPDLAEAFHVFPAGRSVGKQVDAVPDTPELADQPQPDEIPEPTDSNDKSYGKKFLGKKKATSDIVKPVERR, encoded by the exons ATGTATAAATCGATCATCGTTTTGTGTGTTATGTGCGTTGTTTTGATTG AGGCGCGTCCCAAATGGCAGTACCTACCAGCAGTGCCGGGCTACGTGCCAGTGTACATCCAGAACGGTGACACACCACTCGAAGAAATCAACCCCGACCTCGCTGAGGCCTTCCACGTCTTCCCAGCAGGCCGCAGCGTGGGGAAACAGGTCGACGCGGTCCCCGACACCCCAGAGTTGGCCGACCAACCGCAACCCGACGAAATCCCCGAACCAACAGACTCCAACGATAAATCCTATGGAAAGAAATTTCTAGGCAAAAAGAAAGCCACCTCCGACATTGTAAAGCCAGTGGAACGTAGATAA
- the LOC117990250 gene encoding loricrin-like yields the protein MGLYSAVSVLALVALTYASVSDNNIDGGDRVVLVAPVLAPPRDSRTHVTDRARQFPILVLLAQRNPPPREPQAKSLGVNPEPVYVQKLEDQPRYRQLNRQKRHLHKLLGLGHGGGGISFGGGFGYGGGGGGGYGGGGGWDGGYGGHGHGGYGGHGHGGGYQEPTKINVIVVKEQGHGHGKHYGGGGGNYGGGGGNYGGGGGNYGGGYGGGYGGGYGGGFGGGGGGGGGGGGGGGGGGYGGGYDGGYSGGNIGHGGYGGGNSGHGGGCGGGCGGNGGGHATATATATATATAHANSYKKRK from the exons ATGGGACTTTATAGTGCAGTGAGCGTATTGGCGCTAGTGGCCTTAACTTACGCTTCAGTAAGTGATAACAATATCGATGGCGGGGACAGAGTTGTTCTGGTCGCGCCGGTTCTAGCGCCCCCCAGGGACTCAAGGACTCATGTCACTGACCGTGCGCGCCAGTTCCCCATATTAGTGCTCCTTGCTCAGAGGAATCCGCCCCCGAGGGAACCGCAGGCCAAATCGCTGGGTGTGAACCCAGAACCTGTTTATGTGCAG AAATTAGAAGACCAACCGAGATACCGTCAGTTGAATAGACAGAAGCGTCATCTCCATaaattattaggattaggacaTGGAGGAGGCGGCATTTCATTCGGTGGCGGTTTCGGAtatggcggcggcggcggcggcggctatGGCGGTGGCGGAGGCTGGGATGGCGGTTATGGAGGACATGGACATGGCGGTTATGGAGGACATGGACATGGCGGCGGTTATCAAGAGCCCACGAAGATTAACGTGATAGTTGTGAAAGAACAAG GCCACGGTCATGGTAAACATTACGGTGGCGGCGGCGGCAACTATGGCGGCGGCGGAGGCAACTATGGTGGCGGCGGAGGCAACTATGGCGGTGGTTATGGCGGCGGATATGGCGGCGGTTATGGCGGAGGAttcggtggtggtggtggtggtggaggcggcggcggcggcggcggtggcggtGGTGGATATGGCGGTGGCTACGATGGAGGATATAGCGGCGGAAATATCGGGCATGGAGGATATGGCGGCGGAAATTCGGGACATGGCGGAGGTTGCGGTGGTGGATGCGGTGGCAATGGCGGAGGTCATGCAACGGCCACCGCTACCGCTACAGCTACTGCGACGGCGCACGCTAACTC GTACAAAAAACGTAAATAA
- the LOC117993134 gene encoding uncharacterized protein produces MYHNILLALIYFVIMCNNTDSLFILDSEEVGREKNSDEGYFYMIRSRHALKKRDVYSIDTVSVPAGGPRDETIIVMPNSGTNYPSSNYYPTNPFSRYGANSGTTVIGSNPDSNYNSYGTKYIPNRYG; encoded by the exons ATGTATCACAATATTTTACTGGccctaatatattttgttattatgtgCAATAACACAGACAGTTTATTTATTCTGGATTCTGAAGAAGTAGGACGTgaaaag aatTCCGATGAAGGCTATTTCTACATGATTAGATCAAGGCATGCGCTGAAAAAACGGGATGTTTATAGTATAG ATACCGTTTCAGTGCCTGCTGGAGGACCAAGAGATGAAACTATAATTGTTATGCCAAATTCGG gtaCGAATTATCCTTCTAGCAATTACTATCCGACAAATCCTTTTTCACGTTATGGAGCAAATAGTGGAACAACAGTCATTGGCAGCAACCCAG ATAGCAATTACAACAGCTATGGAACAAAATATATTCCCAATAGATATGGTtag